The DNA segment actcctaaatcactcaattttaatAATGTTGTgtaaaaatcataatttttctGCAACTAAATGAAGGAAGAACAACAAAACAGCAAACACACAAAGAAAAACCATGTCCTCAACCCGTGATCATTCAAGGGAAAAAAAATTCCTTAGCTATCATCAAGCAAAAGTTGGACAACGGACTTTGGGGGAGACCGGATAAGCCATCTACATGGCCAAAAATTGATTAATCAATCGttcaatttgaaaaaaattggGATGGTATCGATTAAAATTGACATTTTGTGAATTGTATTATATCTTTTTGTTGTATATATGcgtttttttaaaagaaaaaatagctaaaagatttcaattaaaaacttgaaggaattattataaaataatatgaaaGGGTTTAATAACACAAAGGCTAAGGTTTGTGGGATAGATAATGAATTAGGAATAATACTATATAGTTAGTGCAGGGCAGTTGAGTTAATGGAAGTGTggacaaaaagaacaaaaagaaaGTGCATACAAAAAGAACATAATAATTAGAGAGGCGGGCAGTGGGAAACCAAAAACACTGATTTTTTGGGAAGGCCTACCGCCTAGCTGGTGCCTCCATTGCGTTTCCCTCCATATTTCCATACTCGCTCATTTTGGTCCTCCTTTTATTTTATCTcaaaaataaagaaagtaaaGCAAAAAGAATAGTAGAATATTTTTGTGTGTGTATAATTTGAAGAaacaatagtttttttttttaattaggataAAGGTTAAATTTGAtggtatctttttttttaaatgactggTTTTACAAtcatttaattattatatagaAGTTTGTCAATCAAatgaaataattttatatatttttgttattgattatttataattatagtaaTAACATAATATTAAGGtgaaaatacatttttattttttggttaatAAAAGATGAttataaaaataagataaagttaaaaaagaaataaaaatgaattacaaaaataaaatgagaatgtaaaaaaagaaaagaaatggaATCAGCTTCTATTTTTCAACATCACAAACCCTCAAAAATCTATTTTTTGAGGCACCAAACGATAGAATCTTACTACAATAACGTGGAATTCTGCATTTACTGCTGGAAACGAAGCTATAGTTGGTTGAAAATAATTGTttatcataaaattaaaaaaacatggATAGAGATTTTAGAAAGTCATAGTTGATGGAAATTGTTCTTCCAAGTGACAACAGTTATAGATAGAGCTTCATTCTTCATCTTCAAACCCCTTTTAACACCAACAGTAAACCCAAAACAAAAAACCAGCAAACAACACTAAACAAAAATTCCATAATCGTTGTAATTTGCATTTCGTTTGTGTTGTAATTCCAGTTGATTAGTCGCTTAATAATCATCGAACATGTGAGAAAAATTCCAGTTTCAAGCCCACAAAATTGCTCTTTGTTTTGCGCTCAAGTTTGTCATTTCAATTGCTTTGAGTTATTTGCATTAGACGTAATTTCTACGAAATTAATGTAATTTCAGTTGTAATTTTCTGTTTTCCTTTCCAATTAAACATTTGTAAtcaaattatttctaaaaatcaATAACGATGAAAATTTTCTCAAATCCTTTTGTTGATTTTACTTTCGTAGTAGGCCATTAGTTGAAATAGTTAAATTTTCTATAATGGAGCTAGGAACCCAAAAGGGGATTTTATTCAATTCTTGAATCTTTCGTTCAATTGTCtaacttttaaaaattaagtttaaagcATATAAACATGaacaaaaaacattaaaaatcaaTTGAGAATTTATTTCTACGGCATGCCCGCAAAAAATATACACGCATCAATGTTGAATTTAAcatattacaaaaataatgctaacacacagtaaatattttaggcatattgataaaaaaaaattgtgattaatttgtATAGATAGACTtaatttttagcattttaatagACTTTTTTGTAACTGTCTTACTAACACAATAAATATCTttgatataattgatatttggaacgTTTGAgatgacaattaaataacagtcaaattaaaattttcaaaatttaataatatagaagtaaaattgattttatttgaaaacatGAAGGTTAATTTTTATAAGTTCATACATTTGAATCAAATCTATACTTTTCCGAAACGTTTTGTCCTTGCTTTTTAAGTAGggaaaattattagaaacacTCGGTTTTCCATGTCAAATGAAAaaccttccatacatattttgacacgtttAATATGAATCCACATATTTTATAAAAGgctccactattttaattatatatagaatcaCAATACacatgtccaaatgtgaattggaggTCCTCCGATTATGGGCTTTTTTAATTCAAACTGATCTACTTTATAATagatatacatatacataaaaATCCATTGCGGTAGAAATTTGatgggaataaagacttgaatTATAGATTAATGAGGGCGTGATTTGTGCGTAAAAGAAAATGGGATATTTCTATAGTTAACACAACAACACTGCTGACTTTATGTTTGGGGTGGCAGTGTAGCTGCCGAAACCAAGATTTCTTCTTCACTTCTATTACCGACGGCGACGAGGCGCATTGACACCTATACTTGTATTCGGAGAAATTAATTTTGGGGTTTCATAAGTTGGTGAAataaactaatttttttatagaggTAAATTATAGACTGCCTAATAGAAAaactcatttacatatctaaatTGGAgtgccttctatgcttactttgttttttctaccattggataagcttactttgtcaaagttaatcatcatccaatggttgtcaaaaataaagtaacgcttattttgtcaaaaataaagtaagcatatggttactttgtttttgacaaagtaccattacttggtgtgttttcaccattggatgatggattagaaaattaatccaatggtgaaaacacaccaagcaaggcttactttgttaaaaacaaagtaagcatagcctttaccttgTTAAATACCATCCCCATTTTATTTATTACCGTTtccattttgatttttttttgtctttctcataattttgattaaaaaaaattgaaaattctctctccaaaatcacaaacccgaacaacaataattgaaattatgaaaataattgatgcatGACAATCCGAGAActccggaaatggatgattacgagtcagaaacattaaaatttacatttttatcAAACAAATGATGTAtaataattcatattttttgtgacgattttgcattttttgtaacaaaaaatggacgattttgtatttttcatcacaaaaaattgaacgattttacattttttcgTCATAAATTTGACGATtttgcataattttttttatatctagGCGGATGAATCTCCTGCCTGGCTTATGGGCAAGCCAGAGAATCTCCCACCTTGACTATGGGCAGGCGGGAGATCCCGCCTGCCCATAGGCTATGTGGGAGATTCTCTCCCCTTCCCATAGGCCAGGTGGGAGATTCacttttcatccaattttattcACCTTTCTCAATTTAAAAAAAGGTGAAACTTGGTGAAATTTTGACAAAATTCATCATGtgaaattatactgtaactttTTGAAACTTATGtgaaacttgataaaaaaaaaaccggtGTTAATATTTCTTGTTTCAGTCACTTTCATATAAGTGTCATCTAATTTCACGCACTTTCATTCAATTACAGAAGAAGTAATAAGATTATGAGAAATTGGGTGAAAGTCATTTGAAAATGTGATTTAACCTTTTGAAACTCAGTTGATTCAATCAATTTGAGATGTGTTTTGTCCAATTTCGCCCACTTTCACTCAATTTCAGAAGAAGTGAGATTAGGTGAAATGGAATTCATGTGAAATTGCACTATAACCTTTTGAAACTCAAGTGATTCAATTATTTTTAGATGAGTTTCATCCATTTTCATTCAATTTGAGAAGATatgaaattgggtgaaattcatgtgaaattgagtgaaaatggactaattaattcaaataagaattatatgttAATGTTTTTGCAGCGAATGTAATCTGTTTGAACGAGatcttttttcaattttgtgttgaAACTTTTTAATCAAAAGCGAAACATGTTGAAGAATGTAATGTGAAATCAGAATAGAGAGATTGGAATGTAGAAATCAACATTCGCAATGTTGtattcatgatttttttttggcaaTTTATTGAAAGTTTGGAAGGAGCTTGAATTCTTCCAGGGAAGATATGATATCGATTTACTTTTTAATCGTTTGTATAGTATTCATTATTTTAAGAATGTTGACAAAGCAGTATTTTATGAATGCCGGCTCCACTAAAGCAGGTCTAGGTGCCTGCTTAGGGCATTCTATTCGAAACTTACTTCAATTATATACAATAACTATAGAGTTGAATTGAAAGTAATGCTAAAACTCAGTTCCTTCAGGTATGGTTTGAAGCACAGGGTGCCACCTTGAAGAAGTAGAGTCATCATGCTGTTGCTTAATACCCAAAAGTAACATATCCTCTAATGGTGCCTTGTTCGACAGCAATTCTTGAAGCTCTTTCTTTGTTATTATCACTTTAATCCTCCTACTATTATTATTCCCACTATCACACACTGAATAATTCTTCTGGGGATCATTTGCTGATACATTTTCAGAATGAGGGGATGAGTTGTTGTGTATTTTCTGCACTAAAAAGCAGTAATTGCCCATCAAATCCAAAGAATATCAACTTCAACAAGAGAAGACAAATAAATAATGTTAtgagaataagaagaagaagaagaaaagtttGAAGTGGACAAGTTACTACTTACCTGCTTTTATTGTTGCATGCATGTGCGTACCTACGAAACTTTTGTTTTCTAGGACTTGTATATGCGCAAGTTATCGGAAAATTATTAGTTTTtagtaatatatataaaaattaaagtttgggaaaattttaaaaaaaaggtttgATATTTTGAGAGCTGTGAAAAAAATTCCTTAAAAGTTTAACTTATTATTAGGTACTTAAATAGTTAGGTTATACTGTATGTAGGATTTGGgttcatattaatatttgaatttcagaaataataGTATTTGGAAATGAAtgaaatttatttgaaattgaaaacaaaaatagaaaaagtaaGGAGAAGGAAAGAAATCGAAAATGGTAAGTTGATAGAATACAAAAATGTAAATATTCAACTAAGCAAGCAAAGCAatagtattaattaattaatggagaTCATgcaaaggaaggaaggaagtgTGTTCACTTAAATAAATCAGTTGTAATTCTGACTCAAAAAGAGAGGTTCAATTCGAACTGAAAAACGTGTAAaactaaatatattaatttgttGTAACAAACTTAGCTGTATACATATTATAAACTTTTTATACGATTATCGATATTGGGAGATTTTATACTATGTTAcaagagtatttttttttttttaagctaTACAAGAATTTTAACTTTGGcattttatttacaatttttaacCAATCAgaatatactattttttttggATTTCACAATGCATTTTAAAAATTATGTTTGAGGTTCGTACGACtcgttcaaaataaaaattaggtAGACATGTGATGAGAGATGTTTTGTGATGAGAAAATACATAAATGGAAAATGTGAAGTGATTTAGAAATTCTTAGAGATAGACACATACATATGATGAGAAGACACATACATGGAAGATGCGGAGTACTTTGGATAAGTTCCAAGTAAGATGCTCATTTATATATCATTGGTATCAGTTAAATGGTCTTTTGAGTTAGGAAgatgtattttctttttctatatattcaactaaaattaaaaatattatattacaaatatatttttttaataaaaaaaactcggagctaaaggaagaaaaagagtGCTTAATATCCGGACTAAATTGACACTTTCCATACATCCTCCGAACAACCAAACCCAAattttattaaagaaaaaagaaaaagttcatAAAAGAAACAACCTAAaaggaaaaactaaaaaaaaaaaaaaaactaaattgttTGGTATCACAAAAAGCATcacaaaaataaagttattaggGAACGATAGAAACATTGGCGACCATGTCAGGCGAGAGGAAGAAAGATTAAACTTAGGTAACTATAGGACTTGTAAATCTCACGTTGTGTTTTATTGATCAAAAGACACAAATATATATACAGATCAATCAAAAACCAGAAGGACTTATAACACAAGCCTAGTAAATGAAAACCTAAGCTAAACACAACACCCAATATACGTGGAATCCTAATCGAAGTACAATACTCATGCATTGTGTGTGCATGCATGCCATGCTGGTGACATGGACACTATAATGCTGATTTGAAGTACAACTCTTATAACAGCCTCTTCCCAAGTTGTACATGGTCGGGACGAACTAACAACTTGCTCCTTAACATGAACAACCTTAGCAAGAGTAAGTAGTTCCACCCAAGAGTAAAGGGAAACTTGGATAGGATAAAATGCAGATTTCCTTAAAATATCCTCAACACTGTTCATGAGAGGAAATCACAGCCCCATCTCCACATGTTGGGTATAAATACCCAAGAAACCTCGGTGGGCGGCACCTCCTCGGCAAATTAGGGTGGGAACACGCACATCCATCCTTTGCAGGTCAAGATAATCTTTAAGAAATGACCGAATTTTCACCAAAGTCACCATAGAAGGTTGCTCTTCAGCCCATAGATAAACTTTATTCGTTGTTTTCTTCCTGACAGACTTATTAGTGTCAGAGGGTTTTTTAGAGGTTGGACTTTTAGGAGCCATAGCTAGAAAAAAGTAAAACTAGAAAAAAGAAGGCAGGAGAAATACTTACACTTAAAAATGGAATCACCAGAAAGAATTTCGACAAGAAGGCAAGGCAGTAGAAAAACAAGAGATAGAAGAAACTCACCGAGAAACTCTCTTCCTTTTGTATTGTTGGGGAGGTAACTAAAACGACGGGTGATATCATTTTTCAGTAATGATTAAAGAAGTATTAAATGTTCTTGGCACGCCACCTCAAAAATTGCGACACCGCGGCACGTGGCACACAAGGACAAAACGCTGCCAACTCGAAAGATGCCCAAAAATACAGGGAACTGTGCCCCGATATTTGCATTTATGAGCACTAGACGAAGGGAAAATCAACTTTTAGGAGCCTGTATAACCTCCTTATCAGTCTCTCATTTATAAAAAGTTCTTAAAGACATCAATATCAAATCCCCCATATTCAACTTATTCCGAATCAGCAAGTACAACGCTTTACTTTCTCATCCTATAGAATGATAAATTAGACATAGGGGGCATTTAATATCAGGCGAATATAACTTTGCCACGTGGTGCCTAAGAGACCCGAACCAATTTCCGAGAAAGGGACACGTGGCGCCTCATTAGTGAAGTAAAGCAGCACGACTGCGTATTAAGAACCTTGAATCAGGAAGTTTCATTAGATTCAGTCAAGGGTCCATTCGTTACCATGATCATATCTAATCTCGAGAATCATGGGCCTAGTAGGCTTGAAGAATATCATGCCTTAATATGTGAGCACATGTTCACTTGTCAACAGATGACATGTAGCATGTCCTGCTCCTCAATTTATAATTGTCTTCTACAGTTCAATCACaatataaataaagtaaaccCAACTCAATGTAAATAAGATCGTTCATTCTATTAAGCTTACACTACAACTTTTGTTTACTAACTATATGTGATCATCTTCCAATCCTTTCATAAATAGACTTAAGCAAAACAGGTTAGTCGGACAATGATCTCATTTTTAACTTTGTTTCTGTGTAATCGCATATTGACAAGTAGACTATCaggatttaatcaaatcacataaattttgatttggacTAAATTGATCACAACTACCGATTTTATGGACCATTTTGACTCTTAATGCAATAATCAACGATACAAACTTTTATCAAGTTGTTAAAGTGTGTGATAGATTGAAATAAAAGTTTGGGGTGTCAAAATGTAAAAGTTCACAAGTTTGAAGAGTAAATTTATGTATTAAGCAAATCAATTAAGTTGGATAATTTCAATTTTGGGTTTGGCAATTTTGGCAATCACAAAGTCCAAATTGCCGCCAATTTGCTCTCAATTTTTAACCTAGACTGGGGAGCAGTGAAACGACAACGCAACGGTAGCGGATTAAGCACTGTGCGACATCCGACTATCGAAACCCCAGCAGAAAAAATGTTAGTCCGAAACCGTATATTCAACCTCATATCACCTccatttcttccattttcttccACTAAATCTCTCCAATCTACTCTCTCTTTCAACTATACCCAGAGTTCTCGTAATCTCAATCCAAATCCCCATGTCTCTGCTTCAAAAACCGCTAAACCGTCCACCTCAGACGCCGCCCTCTCTTCACGGACCGTACTCTTCGTGCCGCCGGGGGTCGACCCCGACGAGGTGACGGAGGATAAGGTTTTGCCAGGGTCTAACATCGTTCTTGGACCTTATGCGGGCCATTCACAGATTAAGGAAGTAGAATTCATTAAGAGTAGTAGTCGGGCGAGAGATTGCCCCAGCGACGACCGACCTGAGTTTGCCATTCTGGGTCGGTCCAATGTGGGCAAGTCTTCACTTATTAATGCTCTGGTTAGAAAGAAGGAAGTTGCGCTCACATCTAAAAAACCAGGTTTAGAAATTATTCaattcagatttttttttttaatttgcatttttcctttttgttttggTATAAATTGATAATTGGATTGTGATTCCTTATGCTGCAGGTAAGACTCAACTGATAAACCATTTCCTGGTGAATAAAAGCTGGTACATGGTGGATTTGCCTGGTTACGGGTAATCTTCTTTTTATAAGGTCTCTAAATAACAATGAAGTTTGCTTTAGTTCAGCTTAAGGTGTGTTGACATTGTTATGAACTTTGGTGGATAATTTTTCTCTATGATTGATTTCAGCAGGCTTTCTAGGTTGATTGAGAAACACCATTGAttctcacaaaaaaaaaattgaccagCTACGACTTACAAGGCATTTCAACATTGCATGCGTTAAATATTAGTTTTTTCTTAAGCTGTTCTAAGCATTTTCTGCTGTTGTTGGTCTTGTCCTTTTTTATTAGCATTGCTTTTGTTATCTTGATAATGTTAATGGTTACATAGGCGTGCTCATCTCAACCGATAATTCTATTATTCTGGCTGGTgggtttgtattttttatttttagtcaaCATTTTGTTTTCTTACTGCATTCATTTGTATGTTGCCTGACTTTTTAACATAATAGTTATTGTAACCAGCCATGTAATACACTAGGAATACATGGGATATCATGTAGAGTAAGATGCTACGTTGATATATTGATCTGATAAGAAATACACATATTTATACACTTTAGTTGATAAGGTACAGCTATATTAGCTTGGGTTTGACTATAACCCATGCTATGACAGGCTGTCACAAGACACACTCTAACAGTTATCAGAGGCATGCCTCAGGCGCTAGGCTTCAGGCCTGTTGCCTGAGAAGCCAAAAGGTGGGCTCTGTTCAAGAGGCGTGCACCTTTCTGAGCCTAGCTCATTTCCAGGAGGCGTGCCTAAGCGCAAATTTAGAAACGAGACTGTTTTTTTAGGGTTCCTAAAAATAGGATGTTTTAATCTCAGCCCTTTCCTATCTGCATGATCTACGGCTtaaattgaattagaataaaaagaaataaatagaaaaggaaagaagatTGGGAAGGAAGGAATACCgcaaaaaacaacaaaaaaacggTGCTACATTGTGAAGAGCTTAGATATATCGCAAATGGAGACTTTAGTCTTGATGAAAAGCAGTTATTATTAGACTATTAGTTAATTCACTTGGCATTTGGTTGAACTTTAGTCTTTAGATTTagaatttttattataaattatagtTGTAAAAGAGTTAGTAGTTAATTGGGAATTTATTTCATGCATTTTATAATTAAGGTTATGGATAATTGGATATAATTTAGCACTTGACTCTTTGTTGCATTTTGGAAATGTTAATTGTTGTTATTTATGAATTTATGTATAATTTTTCTTTAGTGTGCCTTGTGTCGCTCAAGTGCGTGCCTGAGCATTGGGCCTGGGCTCCAGGAACCTCTTTCCCGTTAGTGCGCCTTgcacctttaataactatgatgTGTTGGTTGCTGAAGAAATCAGGGCTgacttttcttaaaaaaacatTCAAAGGGTTCTCCTTGTGGCTTCGTTTTGTCCACCTAAAAAATGGTCTCTCCTTCCGGCATTTGCGTCAAATTTCTTGTTGCAATTATGCCTTTCCTTATTGATATAGAGCTGTTGAAAATTCTAGAAGATTTAGAATGTACATCTCCTTTTTGTATATCATGATTTCTCATCGTTGTTGGAAAAGAGGTTAGAAtctatgttgcatggaaacgGAAACGTTACCGGGAAAcgttatttttaagaaaatttagctaggaaacggtaatggaaaagAAACGGAAACGGACACGAAACGTGGAAACGCaaatgaagaagagtttccgtgcaatatAGGTTAGAATGGGTGATGTGTATGAGTTAATTGATAGACATGAGATGATTGTCTTTCTTCTGAAGCAGCTTAATTAGCATTCTTTGGGAGTTCACAATCATCATCATTCTATGAGAACTCAGTCATGGATTAAGGAGATGGAAATGATAACAATTACCCTCAGTTCTGTTGTTTGTAATGCATTATATTTTCGTTGTGTGTATAAAATGATTTAATCACTATAATTTCGAGTTGTGTTTCCTTTCTCAAACTTCTTATCTTTGAAAATTCTACCTGAACTTTATGCAATTTGTTTACTAGCTAACTGGTTAAATAAATTCTGCATCTGCAGGTTTGCTAAAGCTTCAGGTTCTGCTCGAACAGATTGGTCATCATTCACGAAAGGCTATTTTCTGAACAGAGAAACACTTGTTGCTGTGCTACTTCTAATAGATGCAAGTGTTCCCCCTCAAAAGATTGACTTAGATTGTGCTTATTGGCTTGAACGTAACAATGTAAGTTTCGCATTAATTCAAACCTTTTATGTATCTGTTCCATCTTACTAGCAGAAAACCACAAAAACTATATGCTGATGAAGTTTTGAACTTTTACACCTTTTGTTTCAGATACCATTAACTTTTGTCTTCACAAAGTGTGACAAAATCAAAGGGGGGAAAGGAAAAAGGCCTGATGAGAACATCAGGAATTTCCAGGAGTTGATTGGACAAAACTACCGGCAACATCCCCCATGGATCATGACTAGTAGTGTCACTGGTCTGGGCAGAGATGAACTTCTACTACATATTTCACAGCTAAGGAATTACTGGGATCAGTAAATGTTGATTTCTACAGTGGTTTTATTTTCGCAAAAAGGTACCTGAAAATCCAAAAGTAAGCAGTTTCTGCACTGTTAATTAACATATTTACATGTCAATTCTTCTAGAGAAATTGTGGTGGAGTAGATGTCATAGATTCATATATGTAGATAGACAATAACGTCTTAACCACTTGTGATGAAAGATTACTGAATAAGTGAGTATTATATGTATTTGTTTGTCTTCTTATTAAAACTCTATTATTGAAAAGGTTGAGATTCAACATTCTCATTAAATGGTCTTGGAATGCGTATGTCAGTGTAGCAAAGCTGCCTATATTGATGGAAGTTCAATGAACTATGATCCTTTTATTTAATGGGGTTCAATAATTATTGTATATATCTAGAGAATCATTGATTTGTTTATTACACCAGTTGCTGCTGATGGCACTCTTGAAGTTTGACCAAGACCATTTTTTCTAGATTTTGTTGGTAGGAAGTATTTGAACACTAAAGCATGACTAGatacaaaattaaaagaaaGATATATTGGTATTTGGTACCATTCTTATGTCATAATGATTCTTAAGATTGATCATGACACTAAAATTTGAATTTGTAGTTTCTTTGGGGTTGTACACTTAACACTCTATAGGCTATAATCGAGCCGAGTTCGAGTTTTGACCTACTCAAGCTCTGCtcactataaaattaacgagctcgaacTTTGGcttgttcaagctcggctcagctcattagaaaataaacgagcttgagccgagcttcgagcttgtttcgagcccaaaatcttCTTTGAACcaggttcattaagaaaattatctaaccatgaattgtttgtgagtaaatcgttaattatatttatgaaggttgttcacaaatagctctttaattaTGCACATAAActagctcacaagcaaagtttgtgaataaataaacaaggttCTTACAAATAATTCGTCTATtattcatttattatgtttgtgaacgaattcatctaatagcaaatgaaataatattaagtttagatatttgtgaactaatacaaaactatatagttttttacaaaattaaaatttgtttataaatgttctaatcgagcctgctcgt comes from the Euphorbia lathyris chromosome 5, ddEupLath1.1, whole genome shotgun sequence genome and includes:
- the LOC136228702 gene encoding GTP-binding protein At2g22870 translates to MLVRNRIFNLISPPFLPFSSTKSLQSTLSFNYTQSSRNLNPNPHVSASKTAKPSTSDAALSSRTVLFVPPGVDPDEVTEDKVLPGSNIVLGPYAGHSQIKEVEFIKSSSRARDCPSDDRPEFAILGRSNVGKSSLINALVRKKEVALTSKKPGKTQLINHFLVNKSWYMVDLPGYGFAKASGSARTDWSSFTKGYFLNRETLVAVLLLIDASVPPQKIDLDCAYWLERNNIPLTFVFTKCDKIKGGKGKRPDENIRNFQELIGQNYRQHPPWIMTSSVTGLGRDELLLHISQLRNYWDQ